From a single Nitrogeniibacter mangrovi genomic region:
- the rsmA gene encoding 16S rRNA (adenine(1518)-N(6)/adenine(1519)-N(6))-dimethyltransferase RsmA yields MTHQARKRFGQNFLSDPNIIRKIVEAIAPQRGQNMVEIGPGLGAMTDPLLERVGHLQVVEIDRDLIARLHERYLPEQLTVHEGDALKFDFARLGDDLRVVGNLPYNISTPLLFHLARFADRVRDMTFMLQKEVVMRMVAAPGSGDYGRLSVMLQYRFRMGRLFDVPPGAFRPVPKVISSIVRLVPRPAEALEARDEEILSQVVTAAFGQRRKTLRNTLRGLIDEAGLERLGIDPGDRAERLAVADFVRIANAL; encoded by the coding sequence TTGACCCATCAAGCCCGGAAACGCTTCGGCCAGAATTTTCTGTCCGATCCCAACATCATTCGCAAGATCGTCGAGGCGATCGCGCCCCAGCGCGGCCAGAACATGGTCGAGATCGGCCCCGGGCTGGGGGCCATGACCGATCCGCTGCTCGAGCGGGTGGGGCATCTGCAGGTCGTGGAGATCGATCGCGACCTGATCGCGCGCCTGCATGAGCGCTACCTGCCGGAGCAACTGACGGTCCACGAGGGCGACGCGCTCAAATTCGACTTCGCCCGCCTCGGTGACGACCTGCGCGTGGTGGGCAACCTGCCCTACAACATCTCCACACCGCTGCTGTTCCATCTGGCGCGATTCGCCGACCGGGTGCGTGACATGACCTTCATGCTGCAAAAGGAGGTGGTCATGCGCATGGTGGCGGCGCCCGGGTCGGGCGACTACGGGCGCCTGTCGGTCATGCTTCAGTACCGCTTTCGCATGGGACGCCTGTTCGACGTGCCGCCGGGCGCCTTCCGACCCGTGCCGAAGGTCATCTCGAGCATCGTGCGCCTGGTGCCGCGACCGGCCGAGGCATTGGAAGCCAGGGACGAAGAGATCCTCTCGCAGGTGGTGACCGCCGCTTTCGGCCAGCGCCGCAAGACCCTGCGCAATACGCTGCGCGGTCTCATCGACGAGGCCGGGCTCGAGCGCCTGGGCATCGACCCGGGCGATCGGGCCGAGCGCCTCGCGGTGGCCGATTTCGTCCGCATCGCCAACGCCCTGTGA
- a CDS encoding YgaP family membrane protein, protein MKTNVGGIDKILRIVAGLALMAWALMGGPVWAWIGIVPLATGLMGWCPAYTLLGMNTCPMKKP, encoded by the coding sequence ATGAAAACGAATGTGGGCGGTATCGACAAGATTCTTCGCATCGTCGCCGGCCTGGCCCTGATGGCCTGGGCACTGATGGGCGGGCCGGTGTGGGCCTGGATCGGCATCGTGCCCCTGGCGACCGGCCTGATGGGCTGGTGCCCGGCCTACACCTTGCTCGGCATGAACACCTGCCCGATGAAGAAGCCGTGA
- a CDS encoding methyl-accepting chemotaxis protein has protein sequence MMQRVSDTPIWLRLTAVIGAMLVCAFGAMIYWETQVNRDTAIDQAREFALSVHDMTMAGLTGMMITGTVAQRDVFLDQIKELSSVRDLRVIRGEPVTKQFGPGAASDGKVVDDFEQRAMASGKPMSELQSDPQIGEYLRVVVPAVASTNYLGKNCLSCHMVSEGTTLGAVSMKIDLAKVNAAVSAFRTKSTLFALLVSIPLMAFIFFFIRRFVTTPLAHMTGSLAELADGKGDLTRRLDVTHRDEIGRAAESFNQMLATIGDLVRQVGGSAGTVADVARGVSDSASRLADGSHQQNRQSVAAAEAMEELMQKTAHIAASAERVRDLSHESLARSEEGKHRLSHLMGEVDHVERAVVQMDETVNAFVESTTSINHMTQEVREIAEQTNLLALNAAIEAARAGEQGRGFAVVADEVRKLAEKSARSAGEIDAITTTLSKQSGEVRASLDSGRGHLDSSRKAADDVAGVLEAANASAAEVRSGLDDIAEATEAQRAANEQVTQSIEAIAAMARENDAAIGKTVDSAHDMARQAVGLQEAVGRFRV, from the coding sequence ATGATGCAGAGGGTATCCGATACACCGATCTGGCTGCGGCTCACGGCCGTCATCGGTGCGATGCTGGTGTGTGCGTTCGGGGCGATGATCTACTGGGAGACCCAGGTCAACCGGGACACGGCCATCGACCAGGCGCGGGAGTTTGCGCTGTCGGTGCACGACATGACCATGGCGGGGCTGACCGGGATGATGATCACCGGCACGGTCGCGCAGCGCGACGTGTTTCTCGACCAGATCAAGGAATTGTCGTCGGTGCGCGATCTGCGGGTGATTCGCGGCGAACCCGTCACCAAGCAGTTCGGCCCCGGGGCCGCCAGCGACGGCAAGGTGGTGGATGACTTCGAACAGCGGGCGATGGCGTCGGGCAAGCCCATGTCCGAGCTGCAAAGCGATCCGCAGATCGGCGAATACCTGCGCGTCGTCGTGCCGGCGGTGGCATCCACCAACTACCTGGGCAAGAACTGCCTCAGTTGCCACATGGTCAGCGAAGGCACCACGCTGGGCGCGGTGAGCATGAAGATCGATCTGGCCAAGGTCAACGCGGCCGTCAGCGCCTTCCGGACCAAGAGCACGCTGTTCGCGCTGCTCGTCTCCATTCCGTTGATGGCCTTCATCTTCTTCTTCATTCGCCGCTTCGTCACCACGCCGCTGGCGCACATGACCGGCTCTCTGGCGGAGTTGGCCGACGGCAAGGGTGACTTGACCCGTCGCCTCGACGTGACCCACCGCGACGAGATCGGTCGCGCCGCCGAGAGCTTCAACCAGATGCTCGCCACGATCGGCGATCTGGTCCGCCAGGTGGGTGGATCGGCCGGGACCGTCGCCGATGTGGCCCGTGGGGTGTCGGACAGCGCGAGCCGCCTCGCCGACGGATCGCACCAGCAGAACCGTCAGTCGGTGGCTGCCGCCGAGGCCATGGAAGAACTGATGCAGAAGACCGCGCACATCGCCGCCAGTGCCGAGCGCGTACGCGACCTGTCGCACGAGTCCCTGGCCCGTTCCGAGGAAGGCAAGCACCGCCTGAGTCACCTGATGGGCGAGGTCGACCACGTGGAGCGGGCGGTGGTGCAGATGGACGAGACCGTCAATGCCTTCGTCGAGTCGACCACCTCCATCAATCACATGACCCAGGAAGTGCGCGAGATCGCCGAGCAGACCAACCTGCTGGCCTTGAACGCGGCCATCGAGGCGGCACGCGCCGGCGAGCAGGGGCGTGGATTCGCCGTCGTCGCCGACGAGGTGCGCAAGCTGGCCGAGAAGTCGGCCCGTTCGGCCGGCGAGATCGATGCCATCACCACCACCCTGTCCAAGCAGTCGGGTGAGGTGCGCGCGTCGCTGGACAGCGGTCGCGGTCATCTGGACAGCTCGCGCAAGGCCGCCGACGACGTGGCCGGGGTGCTCGAGGCGGCCAACGCCTCGGCGGCCGAGGTGCGCAGCGGCCTCGACGACATCGCCGAGGCCACCGAGGCCCAGCGCGCGGCCAACGAACAGGTCACCCAGAGCATCGAGGCCATCGCCGCGATGGCGCGGGAGAACGACGCGGCCATCGGCAAGACCGTCGATTCGGCGCACGACATGGCGCGCCAGGCCGTGGGCCTGCAGGAAGCCGTCGGGCGCTTCCGGGTCTGA
- a CDS encoding Crp/Fnr family transcriptional regulator, which produces MNASEELADRYPVLAALSPEARTQLFERAQWISVPAGTVLFDDHQACEGFPFVLSGSIRVIKASAQGRELPLYRVAPGETCVISSACLLGHEDYNARGITETDTVLALLPKGVFDALLAEPAFRGFVFHLFSERIAELMQLIEEVAFHKLDQRLAALLLGKGRLLHTTHQHLADELGSVREIVSRLLKGFAAQGLVRLSREQVEILDPAGLRRIAAG; this is translated from the coding sequence ATGAACGCATCCGAAGAACTCGCCGATCGCTACCCCGTCCTCGCCGCCCTGTCGCCCGAGGCGCGCACGCAGTTGTTCGAACGCGCCCAATGGATCAGTGTGCCTGCCGGCACCGTGCTCTTCGACGACCATCAGGCGTGCGAGGGCTTTCCCTTCGTGCTCAGTGGCTCGATCCGGGTGATCAAGGCCTCTGCGCAGGGACGCGAACTGCCCCTGTACCGCGTCGCCCCCGGCGAGACCTGCGTGATCTCCTCCGCCTGCCTGCTCGGCCACGAGGACTACAACGCCCGCGGCATCACCGAGACGGACACCGTTCTGGCGCTGCTGCCCAAGGGCGTGTTCGACGCCCTGCTGGCCGAGCCGGCGTTTCGCGGTTTCGTCTTCCATCTGTTTTCGGAACGGATCGCCGAGCTGATGCAACTGATCGAGGAAGTGGCCTTCCACAAGCTCGACCAGCGCCTCGCCGCGCTGTTGCTGGGCAAGGGGCGCCTCCTGCACACCACGCACCAGCACCTGGCCGACGAACTGGGCAGCGTGCGCGAAATCGTCAGTCGCCTGCTCAAGGGCTTTGCCGCGCAGGGACTGGTCCGGCTCTCGCGTGAGCAGGTGGAGATCCTCGATCCGGCCGGCTTGCGGCGCATCGCCGCCGGTTGA
- a CDS encoding alpha/beta fold hydrolase — protein sequence MPTGVILLHGKWDTPPFAVAPLARVLTDAGYTVRLTVWPWALRRLYDQALEQVHEGLAAQIAELRRSGCQRVVLCGHSLGGAVALAHAARHGGVDALALLAPGHFPERLADEGLTTEALAQARQAESATARMPLVDVHQGRTRRLRVAPAVYLDYFEPVGPLVWPENTRRLAPEVPMLWVVGHGDPAARLGMDYAFARTPAHRLDRYARIAADHATTPQAGAAHVMDWLRTLDTTS from the coding sequence ATGCCGACCGGCGTGATCCTGCTGCACGGCAAGTGGGATACGCCGCCGTTTGCGGTCGCACCACTGGCGCGAGTCCTCACCGACGCTGGCTACACCGTGCGCTTGACCGTCTGGCCGTGGGCCCTGCGGCGCCTGTACGACCAAGCGCTCGAGCAGGTCCACGAAGGACTCGCCGCGCAGATCGCCGAGCTGCGCCGTTCCGGCTGCCAGCGCGTCGTCCTGTGCGGTCACAGCCTCGGGGGCGCCGTCGCGCTGGCCCATGCGGCCCGCCACGGCGGCGTCGACGCGCTGGCGCTGCTCGCCCCGGGGCATTTTCCCGAGCGTCTGGCCGACGAAGGGCTGACCACGGAAGCGCTGGCACAGGCCCGGCAGGCCGAGTCGGCGACAGCACGCATGCCGCTGGTGGACGTGCATCAGGGCCGAACCCGGCGCCTGCGCGTCGCGCCGGCCGTCTATCTGGATTACTTCGAACCGGTCGGCCCCCTGGTGTGGCCGGAGAACACCCGGCGCCTCGCACCCGAAGTCCCGATGCTGTGGGTCGTGGGCCATGGTGACCCCGCGGCACGGCTCGGAATGGACTATGCTTTCGCGCGCACGCCGGCGCATCGACTCGATCGCTATGCACGCATCGCGGCCGACCACGCCACGACACCGCAAGCCGGCGCAGCACACGTGATGGACTGGCTGCGCACCCTGGACACGACCTCATGA
- the xth gene encoding exodeoxyribonuclease III: MRIATWNVNSLKVRLPHVLDWLAAEKPDALCLQELKMEDKAFPLEALQEAGYQAIFNGQKTYNGVAILSPQPLADPVRDIPGFEDAQKRIIAGTLGDVRIICGYFPNGQAVGSEKFEYKLRWLAALTEWVRAEMAVHPKLVLTGDFNIAPEDRDAHPDWKDEIHVSAPEREAFRALTELGLTDAFRLFEQEERSFSWWDYRMGAFRRNFGLRIDHLLVSEALTGASTACWVDKAPRKLERPSDHAPVVLDLAP, from the coding sequence ATGAGAATCGCCACCTGGAACGTCAACTCCCTCAAGGTTCGCCTCCCCCACGTCCTCGACTGGCTGGCCGCCGAGAAGCCCGACGCCCTGTGCCTTCAGGAGCTGAAGATGGAGGACAAGGCGTTTCCGCTCGAGGCGCTGCAAGAGGCCGGCTACCAGGCGATCTTCAACGGCCAGAAGACCTACAACGGCGTCGCCATCCTCTCGCCGCAGCCGCTGGCCGATCCGGTGCGGGACATCCCCGGCTTCGAGGACGCGCAGAAGCGCATCATCGCCGGCACCCTCGGCGACGTGCGCATCATCTGCGGCTACTTCCCCAACGGCCAGGCCGTCGGCTCGGAAAAGTTCGAATACAAGCTGCGCTGGCTCGCTGCGCTCACCGAATGGGTCCGCGCGGAAATGGCCGTCCATCCCAAGCTGGTGCTGACCGGTGACTTCAACATCGCCCCGGAGGACCGGGACGCCCATCCGGACTGGAAGGACGAGATTCACGTCTCCGCGCCCGAGCGCGAAGCCTTCCGTGCGCTCACCGAACTGGGACTCACCGACGCCTTCCGGCTGTTCGAGCAGGAAGAGCGCAGCTTCTCCTGGTGGGATTACCGCATGGGCGCGTTCCGGCGCAACTTCGGGCTGCGCATCGACCATCTGCTGGTGAGCGAGGCGCTAACGGGTGCCAGCACCGCCTGCTGGGTGGACAAGGCGCCGCGCAAGCTGGAGCGCCCCTCCGACCATGCCCCGGTGGTGCTCGATCTCGCCCCGTGA
- a CDS encoding EAL domain-containing protein, translating into MARAKTLASVTRIEQIISTRALGFEFQPIAHLSQRTLHGFEALMRGPAGSELASPERMLEVARYAGLSLELERLSCLEAIKAFARLQLPGLLFLNASAGTIASFAEPGGGGLIATAREHGISEARLVLELTEHERVTDIDRFAGTVAVLRDAGIKLALDDFGDGRSSVRLWTQLKPELVKFDRFFVRDAHVDARKHAVLKSLFQLAEALDTPVVIEGIETREDLMVARDLGCQFAQGYLLGRPHPAPARELRTEVCAWLAQAGLASAPMPAQRRNVLETVESLLVHAPTVRPGDSCEAVLRTFGRHEDVHALAVVQDDRPIGLINRQKFTDKMSQPFHIDLFGRRPCAIFMDPNPLRVDRYSGIESLATVMLGEDQRYLTDGFIVTDGGAYAGLGTGERLVRAVTERRIEAARLANPLTCLPGNIPITDHIRRLLGAEAPFSAAYFDLNHFKPYNDLYGYWRGDEMIKLAAAVMVRHCDSRCDFLGHVGGDDFVVLFQSPDWVERCEAIIEEFNRRARCLFDDAELARGGFVSEDRRGHETFFPLTSISVGVVTVPPGCAIDPEGVASSAAAAKKAAKRAKDHFFAAGDIRRDSGRFEHAAVA; encoded by the coding sequence TTGGCACGGGCAAAAACGCTGGCAAGCGTGACGCGGATCGAGCAGATCATCTCGACCCGGGCGCTGGGCTTTGAATTCCAGCCGATCGCACATCTGTCGCAGCGGACGCTGCACGGTTTCGAAGCGCTCATGCGTGGGCCCGCCGGCAGCGAGCTGGCCTCGCCCGAGCGCATGCTCGAGGTGGCGCGCTATGCTGGTCTGTCGCTGGAGCTGGAGCGGCTCAGTTGCCTGGAGGCGATCAAGGCCTTCGCCCGGCTGCAGTTGCCGGGGCTGCTGTTCCTCAATGCCAGCGCCGGGACGATCGCGTCGTTCGCCGAGCCCGGCGGTGGTGGCCTGATTGCCACGGCGCGTGAGCATGGCATCTCGGAAGCGCGGCTCGTGCTCGAGCTGACCGAGCACGAACGGGTCACCGACATCGACCGCTTTGCGGGGACGGTGGCGGTGTTGCGCGATGCCGGCATCAAGCTGGCGCTGGATGACTTCGGTGATGGTCGCTCGAGCGTGCGCCTGTGGACGCAGCTCAAGCCCGAACTGGTCAAGTTCGACCGCTTCTTCGTGCGCGATGCCCATGTCGACGCGCGCAAGCATGCGGTGCTCAAGTCCCTGTTTCAGCTCGCCGAGGCCCTCGACACGCCGGTCGTGATCGAAGGCATCGAGACGCGCGAGGATCTGATGGTGGCGCGGGATCTGGGCTGCCAGTTCGCCCAGGGCTATCTGCTCGGACGTCCGCATCCGGCACCGGCGCGCGAGCTGCGCACCGAGGTGTGCGCGTGGCTCGCGCAGGCAGGGCTCGCCAGTGCGCCGATGCCGGCACAGCGGCGCAATGTGCTCGAGACCGTCGAGTCGCTGCTCGTCCATGCGCCGACGGTCCGGCCCGGGGACAGCTGCGAGGCGGTGTTGCGCACCTTTGGTCGCCACGAGGATGTGCACGCCCTGGCCGTGGTTCAGGATGACCGGCCGATCGGGCTCATCAACCGGCAGAAGTTCACCGACAAGATGTCGCAACCCTTTCACATCGACCTGTTCGGCCGCCGCCCCTGTGCCATCTTCATGGACCCCAACCCGCTGCGGGTGGACCGGTATTCAGGCATCGAATCGTTGGCGACGGTGATGCTCGGCGAGGATCAGCGCTATCTGACCGACGGTTTCATCGTCACCGACGGGGGTGCCTATGCCGGCCTCGGTACCGGCGAGCGCCTGGTGCGGGCGGTGACCGAGCGCCGCATCGAGGCCGCGCGCCTGGCCAACCCCCTGACCTGTCTGCCCGGCAACATCCCCATCACCGACCATATCCGGCGATTGTTGGGGGCCGAGGCGCCGTTCTCGGCGGCCTACTTCGATCTCAATCATTTCAAGCCCTACAACGATCTGTACGGCTACTGGCGCGGAGACGAAATGATCAAGCTGGCGGCGGCGGTCATGGTGCGCCATTGCGACAGCCGCTGTGATTTTCTCGGCCACGTGGGCGGCGACGACTTCGTCGTCCTGTTCCAGAGTCCGGACTGGGTCGAGCGCTGCGAGGCGATCATCGAGGAATTCAACCGACGCGCCCGATGTCTGTTCGACGATGCGGAACTGGCCCGTGGCGGCTTCGTCTCCGAAGACCGCCGCGGGCACGAGACCTTCTTTCCGCTGACCTCGATCAGCGTCGGCGTGGTGACCGTGCCGCCCGGTTGCGCCATCGATCCCGAAGGCGTCGCCTCCAGCGCCGCGGCAGCCAAGAAGGCCGCCAAGCGGGCGAAGGATCACTTCTTCGCCGCTGGCGACATCCGCCGTGATTCAGGCCGCTTCGAGCATGCCGCTGTGGCGTAG
- a CDS encoding M3 family metallopeptidase translates to MSTLADNPLLDFTDLTHFDRITPAHVEPAIRHLLDDARKTIDALAQPATPATWDDFVVPMTEATEHLGRAWGVVGHMHSVMDTPDWRAAYNALLPEISRFFAELGQNQAVYEKYRQLANSTAFDRLPPVRQRIVEHELRDFRLSGAELADDRKPRFQAIQEELSSLAAGFSENLLDATNAFAEFVDDAAELTGLPDDVIAAARAAAERDGKAGWKFTLHMPSYLPVMQYADSARLRETMYRAYATRASEQGEAKWDNGPLMGRILALRAEEAKMLGFESYAELSVVPKMADSPAQVLAFLNDLAGKAKPFAERDLEELKAFARERLGMAEMHPWDVAYASEKLRHARYDFSENEVRQYFPEPRVLDGLFGVIESLYGVRLARDTAPTWDPSVTVLRIERDARLIGQLYLDLHARETKRGGAWMDSARSRQNSGGRLLTPVAYVVCNFAPPVGDKPATLSHDDVTTLFHEFGHALHHLLTEVDDVAVSGIHGVEWDAVELPSQFMENFCWEWDVVSGMSAHVDTGAPLPRALFDKMVAARHFQSGMQMVRQLEFSLFDLRLHHEVEADQPVAVETILKLLDEVRRQVAVLMPPPWHRFPHSFSHIFAGGYSAGYYSYKWAEVLSADAFAAFEEAGEGRHSLLDRDTGERFWREILAVGGSRPAIESFRAFRGREPQVEALLRHSGMLEAA, encoded by the coding sequence ATGAGCACGCTCGCAGACAACCCGCTGCTGGACTTCACCGACCTCACCCACTTCGATCGCATCACCCCGGCCCATGTCGAACCGGCGATTCGTCATCTGCTCGACGACGCGCGCAAGACCATCGACGCGCTGGCACAACCGGCGACGCCCGCCACTTGGGACGATTTCGTCGTCCCCATGACCGAGGCGACCGAGCATCTCGGACGCGCCTGGGGCGTGGTCGGCCACATGCACAGCGTGATGGACACGCCGGACTGGCGTGCCGCCTACAACGCACTGCTGCCCGAGATCAGCCGCTTCTTCGCCGAGCTGGGGCAGAACCAGGCGGTGTACGAGAAGTACCGCCAACTGGCCAACAGCACCGCCTTCGATCGGCTCCCCCCGGTGCGCCAACGCATCGTCGAACATGAACTGCGCGACTTCCGCCTCTCCGGTGCCGAACTGGCCGACGATCGCAAGCCGCGCTTCCAGGCCATTCAGGAAGAGCTGTCGAGCCTGGCGGCGGGCTTCTCGGAAAACCTGCTCGACGCCACCAACGCCTTCGCCGAATTCGTCGATGACGCGGCCGAGCTGACCGGCCTGCCCGACGACGTGATCGCCGCGGCGCGGGCGGCGGCCGAGCGCGATGGCAAGGCCGGCTGGAAGTTCACCCTGCACATGCCCAGCTACCTGCCGGTGATGCAGTACGCGGACAGCGCCCGCCTGCGCGAGACCATGTACCGCGCCTACGCGACCCGCGCCTCGGAACAGGGCGAAGCCAAATGGGACAACGGGCCGCTGATGGGCCGGATCCTGGCGCTGCGTGCCGAGGAGGCGAAGATGCTCGGCTTCGAAAGCTATGCCGAGCTGTCGGTGGTGCCCAAGATGGCCGACAGCCCGGCTCAGGTGCTGGCCTTCCTCAACGATCTGGCCGGCAAGGCCAAACCCTTTGCCGAGCGCGATCTGGAGGAACTGAAGGCCTTCGCCCGCGAGCGCCTGGGCATGGCCGAGATGCACCCCTGGGACGTGGCCTACGCCAGCGAGAAGCTGCGCCACGCCCGCTATGATTTCTCCGAGAACGAGGTGCGCCAGTATTTTCCGGAGCCCCGGGTACTCGATGGCCTGTTCGGCGTCATCGAATCGCTCTACGGCGTGCGCCTCGCGCGAGACACCGCGCCGACCTGGGATCCGTCGGTCACGGTGCTGCGCATCGAGCGCGACGCGCGCCTGATCGGCCAGCTCTACCTCGACCTGCACGCCCGCGAGACCAAACGCGGCGGCGCCTGGATGGACTCGGCGCGCAGCCGCCAGAACAGCGGCGGCCGCCTGCTCACCCCGGTGGCGTACGTGGTGTGCAACTTCGCTCCCCCGGTCGGCGACAAGCCGGCCACCCTGAGCCACGACGACGTCACCACGCTGTTCCACGAGTTCGGTCATGCCCTGCATCATCTGCTGACCGAGGTGGACGACGTGGCGGTGTCCGGCATCCACGGGGTGGAATGGGACGCGGTCGAGCTGCCCAGCCAGTTCATGGAGAACTTCTGCTGGGAATGGGATGTGGTGTCGGGCATGAGCGCCCATGTGGACACCGGCGCCCCGCTGCCGCGTGCGCTGTTCGACAAGATGGTGGCCGCGCGCCACTTCCAGAGCGGCATGCAGATGGTGCGTCAGCTCGAATTCAGCCTCTTCGACCTGCGCCTCCACCACGAAGTCGAGGCGGACCAGCCGGTGGCGGTGGAGACCATCCTCAAGCTGCTCGACGAGGTGCGCCGCCAGGTCGCGGTGCTGATGCCGCCCCCCTGGCACCGCTTCCCGCACAGCTTCTCGCATATCTTCGCGGGCGGCTATTCGGCCGGTTACTACAGCTACAAGTGGGCCGAAGTGCTCTCCGCGGATGCCTTCGCCGCCTTCGAGGAAGCCGGCGAAGGCCGGCATTCACTGCTCGACCGCGACACCGGCGAACGCTTCTGGCGCGAGATCCTGGCGGTCGGTGGCAGCCGGCCGGCGATCGAATCGTTCCGCGCCTTCCGCGGTCGTGAGCCGCAGGTCGAGGCGCTGCTACGCCACAGCGGCATGCTCGAAGCGGCCTGA
- a CDS encoding DUF2189 domain-containing protein codes for MEKPADFLSQHFAIPHIREVTPQRPLDWLSRGWSDMRDNLGASVCYGLFFAVIGYALLTFAAPRPYLFTTAISGFLLVGPLAAAGLYEISRRHERGRNSSFRSSLAGLRRRADVLLHFGLLLALLLIAWERISAVVFALFYADNVPDLGNFLQSIILSGEHTALLVAYLFVGGTLAVLVFCATVIAIPMMMARDTDMLTAMATSARAVAVNPLPMLVWAVLIVALVAMGFATLMVGMVILLPLLGHASWHAYRDMVG; via the coding sequence ATGGAAAAACCGGCAGATTTTCTGTCGCAGCATTTTGCGATCCCCCACATTCGTGAAGTGACGCCCCAACGCCCGCTCGACTGGCTCTCGCGCGGGTGGAGCGACATGCGCGACAACCTCGGCGCCAGCGTGTGCTACGGCCTGTTCTTCGCCGTGATCGGCTATGCGCTGCTCACCTTCGCAGCGCCGCGTCCCTACCTGTTCACGACGGCCATTTCCGGCTTTCTGCTGGTCGGCCCGCTGGCCGCCGCGGGGCTCTACGAGATTTCCCGGCGCCATGAGCGCGGCCGCAATTCCTCCTTCCGATCCTCGCTGGCCGGCCTGCGTCGTCGCGCCGACGTGCTGCTCCATTTCGGACTCCTGCTGGCCTTGCTGCTGATTGCCTGGGAGCGGATCTCGGCGGTGGTGTTCGCCCTGTTCTATGCCGACAACGTCCCCGATCTGGGCAATTTCCTCCAGTCGATCATCTTGTCCGGCGAGCATACTGCCCTGCTGGTCGCCTATCTCTTCGTGGGCGGCACGCTGGCGGTGCTGGTGTTCTGCGCCACCGTGATTGCCATCCCCATGATGATGGCGCGTGACACCGACATGCTCACCGCCATGGCGACCAGCGCCCGGGCGGTGGCGGTCAACCCGTTGCCGATGCTCGTGTGGGCGGTACTGATCGTGGCCCTCGTGGCCATGGGCTTCGCCACCCTGATGGTCGGCATGGTGATCCTGCTACCGCTGCTCGGCCACGCGAGCTGGCACGCCTACCGCGACATGGTGGGCTGA
- a CDS encoding phosphoribosylaminoimidazolesuccinocarboxamide synthase, whose translation MTSPLFESTLRSLPLLGRGKVRDIYAVDDEKLLIITSDRLSAFDVILPDPIPRKGQVLTALANFWFDRLAHVVPNQLTGIAPEDVVAADERDQVVGRALVVKRLNPLPIEAVVRGYVIGSGWKDYQLTGAICGIPLPPGLQQAAKLPAPIFTPASKAEVGDHDENISFAQAQARTEAVLAGALAGTGVTGAALTEDARRVAIQLYEEAAAYAAGRGIIIADTKFEFGIDAAGTLHLIDEALTPDSSRFWPADQYREGISPPSFDKQYVRDHLETLDWDKRAPGPHLPAEVIERTSAKYVEAYERLTGKTLP comes from the coding sequence ATGACCTCGCCCCTGTTTGAATCGACCCTCCGCTCCCTGCCTCTGCTCGGTCGCGGAAAAGTGCGCGACATCTACGCCGTCGACGACGAAAAGCTGCTGATCATCACCTCCGACCGGCTCTCCGCCTTCGACGTGATCCTGCCGGACCCGATTCCGCGCAAGGGCCAGGTGCTCACCGCGCTGGCGAACTTCTGGTTCGACCGGCTCGCCCACGTGGTGCCGAACCAGCTCACCGGCATCGCCCCCGAAGACGTGGTCGCCGCCGACGAGCGTGATCAGGTCGTCGGCCGTGCGCTGGTGGTCAAGCGCCTCAACCCGCTGCCCATCGAGGCGGTGGTGCGCGGCTACGTGATCGGCTCGGGCTGGAAGGACTATCAGCTCACCGGCGCCATCTGCGGCATCCCGCTGCCGCCCGGGCTGCAGCAGGCGGCCAAACTCCCCGCGCCGATCTTCACCCCGGCCTCCAAGGCCGAAGTCGGCGACCACGACGAGAACATTTCCTTCGCACAGGCCCAGGCGCGCACCGAGGCGGTGCTGGCCGGCGCCCTGGCCGGCACCGGCGTCACCGGCGCCGCGCTGACCGAAGACGCCCGCCGTGTCGCCATCCAGCTGTACGAGGAAGCGGCGGCGTACGCGGCCGGGCGCGGCATCATCATCGCCGACACCAAGTTCGAGTTCGGCATCGACGCGGCCGGCACGCTGCACCTGATCGACGAGGCGCTCACGCCCGACTCATCGCGCTTCTGGCCGGCGGATCAATACCGGGAAGGCATCAGCCCGCCGTCCTTCGACAAGCAGTATGTGCGCGACCACCTCGAGACGCTCGACTGGGACAAGCGTGCCCCGGGGCCGCATCTGCCCGCCGAGGTCATCGAACGCACCAGCGCGAAATACGTCGAAGCCTACGAACGCCTCACCGGCAAGACGCTGCCCTGA